From the Francisella frigiditurris genome, one window contains:
- the thrS gene encoding threonine--tRNA ligase: MITITFPDGAKKEFEKGVNSLQIAKSISPGLAKVTVGAYINDKLVDAKDTINSDASLRLLTLKDPEGLEILRHSCAHLLAHAVKDLHPNAKVAIGPVIENGFYYDFSLENPLSESDLATIENKMKAIAKANHSVSYKVVSKEEAIEFFKARNEAYKVELVNSIPDNETVKIYEQDTFADLCRGPHIPNTSILKAFKLMRVAGAYWRGDSNNEMLTRVYGTCWASKEDLDDYLKLLEEAEKRDHRKIGKVLDLFHFQEESPGIPFWHNNGVTIWREVEDYMRSSNRKFGCEEIRTPLIADFTLWEKSGHASKYAENMFATHSENKDFAIRPMNCPTCVQVYNTKLHSYRDLPIRMAEFGIVHRNEPSGSLHGLLRVRSFTQDDGHIFCTEDQVESEVGLMVEQCFEVYKDFGFNSFEVKIALRPDQRIGSDDVWDKAENTLQNALKNKGIEFSLLPGEGAFYGPKIEFHLKDAIGRSWQCGTIQVDFSMPQRLGATYIDENSNKKVPVMLHRAIVGSLERFIGMLIEHYAGNLPLWLCPTQVVVMGISNQQDEYCQEIQDAIKKSGVRAKLDLRNEKIGFKIREHTLARVPYFIIVGKNEQEQRVVTARKHDGSDLGQFRLEDFCDIMKKQISDKI, encoded by the coding sequence ATGATCACTATTACATTCCCAGATGGTGCTAAAAAAGAATTTGAGAAAGGCGTTAATTCATTACAAATTGCTAAATCAATATCGCCAGGATTAGCAAAAGTTACAGTTGGTGCTTATATAAATGATAAGCTTGTAGATGCTAAAGATACTATAAATTCAGATGCATCATTGAGATTATTGACTTTGAAAGACCCTGAAGGTCTAGAGATTTTAAGACACTCTTGTGCACACTTATTAGCGCATGCTGTTAAAGATTTACATCCAAATGCTAAAGTAGCAATTGGACCGGTTATTGAAAATGGTTTCTATTATGATTTTTCTTTAGAGAATCCATTAAGTGAATCTGACTTAGCCACTATAGAAAATAAAATGAAAGCTATAGCAAAGGCTAATCATTCAGTAAGCTATAAGGTTGTTTCAAAAGAAGAAGCTATAGAGTTCTTTAAAGCTAGAAATGAAGCTTACAAGGTTGAGCTTGTTAATAGTATTCCAGATAATGAAACTGTAAAAATTTATGAGCAAGATACTTTTGCAGATTTATGTAGAGGTCCACATATTCCAAATACTTCTATACTTAAAGCTTTTAAGCTAATGAGAGTAGCAGGAGCATATTGGAGAGGTGACTCTAATAATGAGATGCTAACTAGAGTATATGGTACTTGTTGGGCGAGTAAAGAAGATCTTGATGATTATCTAAAATTATTAGAAGAAGCTGAAAAAAGAGATCATAGAAAAATTGGTAAAGTATTAGATTTATTCCACTTTCAAGAAGAGTCTCCAGGAATTCCATTTTGGCATAACAATGGTGTCACAATTTGGCGTGAAGTAGAAGACTATATGAGAAGCTCAAACCGTAAATTTGGTTGTGAGGAAATTCGTACGCCACTTATCGCAGATTTTACTTTATGGGAAAAGTCTGGCCATGCCTCTAAATATGCAGAAAACATGTTTGCAACACATTCAGAAAATAAAGACTTTGCAATAAGACCAATGAATTGCCCAACTTGTGTGCAGGTTTATAATACAAAGTTACACAGTTATAGAGATTTACCAATCAGGATGGCTGAATTTGGGATAGTTCATAGAAATGAACCTTCTGGATCTTTACATGGGTTACTAAGAGTTAGAAGCTTTACTCAAGATGATGGTCATATTTTCTGTACTGAAGATCAAGTTGAGTCAGAAGTTGGCTTAATGGTAGAGCAGTGTTTTGAAGTGTATAAAGATTTTGGTTTTAATAGCTTTGAAGTGAAGATAGCTTTAAGGCCAGATCAGAGGATTGGTTCAGATGATGTATGGGATAAAGCTGAAAATACTTTACAAAATGCTCTAAAAAATAAAGGAATAGAGTTTAGCCTACTTCCTGGGGAGGGTGCGTTCTATGGTCCTAAGATTGAATTTCATTTAAAAGATGCGATTGGTAGAAGTTGGCAGTGTGGAACTATTCAGGTTGACTTTTCTATGCCGCAAAGGCTTGGTGCAACTTATATAGATGAAAATAGTAATAAAAAAGTTCCTGTAATGTTACATAGAGCTATTGTTGGATCTTTGGAAAGGTTCATAGGTATGCTTATTGAACACTATGCTGGAAATTTACCTTTATGGTTGTGTCCTACGCAGGTAGTTGTTATGGGAATTAGTAATCAGCAAGATGAATATTGTCAAGAGATTCAAGACGCTATTAAGAAAAGTGGCGTAAGAGCTAAATTGGACTTGAGAAATGAGAAGATAGGGTTTAAAATACGTGAGCATACTCTTGCGCGTGTGCCTTACTTTATTATCGTTGGTAAAAATGAGCAAGAGCAAAGGGTTGTAACTGCTAGGAAACATGATGGGTCCGACCTGGGTCAATTTAGACTTGAGGATTTTTGTGACATTATGAAAAAGCAGATAAGCGATAAGATTTAA